From one Cyanobacterium stanieri PCC 7202 genomic stretch:
- a CDS encoding Tetratricopeptide TPR_1 repeat-containing protein (PFAM: Tetratricopeptide repeat~InterPro IPR001440:IPR019734:IPR013026~KEGG: ava:Ava_B0299 TPR repeat-containing protein~PFAM: Tetratricopeptide TPR_1 repeat-containing protein~SMART: Tetratricopeptide repeat~SPTR: TPR repeat), whose translation MDGNLILLEQQKDFCHRLRADYLFTCQLNNYYTEIDVIKTHQITTLVDKLTSASQQKVNISENKNIIAQNFLHGLGEKFIQKHYGDLFTVDKTSQKDVFIDTFFTLNNSYDLKILARTILKNDDDIFWSLTEEQVNQYDVFIFLLSIYNFHDDIKDYPIILGGFLTQDYLKKNIDIQKILISDLFYGGGLKGYLSSRQNDQVSGYIQQANKHFQKKDFDLAIDVYNQGLQLEDKNPQLYFLKGVSCWKKGDYQGAIKDFSRAIDLDKNYLLPYQWRGFAYTYFQKYDLALQDYEEEIKIDSVSFWGYYKRAFIHAKLGNYLQALDDYSICLTINPKCFYAYCNRGFVYFQLKDYHDAIEDYNRVLSLNPSLFEVYYNLGCIYQILGNHSQCISCYKESLKINPRYEKPYFNLAILQADLGQFPKAIALYDKILTLNPNFIQAEYNRDALVLLCENEGKLLGEYTEYNQQKNSKTPYLVDVHTYHSLLKKRKTDK comes from the coding sequence ATGGATGGAAATTTAATTCTTCTTGAACAACAAAAGGATTTTTGTCATCGTCTCAGGGCAGATTATTTATTTACGTGTCAGCTAAACAATTATTATACAGAGATAGATGTTATTAAAACCCATCAAATAACTACCCTGGTTGATAAGTTGACATCTGCATCACAGCAAAAAGTAAACATTAGCGAGAATAAAAATATTATTGCTCAAAATTTTCTCCATGGATTAGGAGAAAAGTTTATTCAAAAGCATTATGGAGATTTATTTACTGTTGATAAAACCTCTCAAAAAGATGTTTTTATAGATACCTTTTTTACGCTCAATAATAGCTATGATCTTAAAATTTTAGCTCGAACAATATTGAAAAATGATGATGATATTTTTTGGTCTTTAACAGAGGAACAAGTAAATCAATATGATGTATTTATTTTCTTATTATCTATTTATAATTTTCATGATGACATTAAAGATTATCCAATTATATTAGGAGGATTTTTAACTCAAGATTATCTTAAAAAAAATATTGATATTCAAAAAATTCTCATCTCAGATTTATTTTATGGTGGAGGATTAAAAGGATATTTATCAAGTAGGCAAAATGATCAAGTTAGTGGCTATATTCAACAGGCAAATAAACATTTTCAAAAAAAAGATTTTGATTTAGCTATTGATGTTTATAATCAAGGGTTACAGTTAGAAGATAAAAACCCCCAATTATACTTTTTGAAAGGAGTTTCTTGTTGGAAAAAAGGGGATTATCAGGGGGCTATTAAAGATTTTTCTAGGGCTATTGATTTAGATAAAAATTATCTTTTACCTTATCAATGGCGGGGGTTTGCTTATACTTATTTCCAAAAATATGATTTAGCTTTGCAGGATTATGAGGAAGAAATAAAAATTGATTCTGTTAGTTTTTGGGGATATTATAAGAGAGCTTTTATTCATGCAAAATTAGGTAACTATTTACAGGCGTTAGATGATTATAGTATTTGTTTAACTATCAATCCTAAATGTTTTTATGCTTATTGTAATCGAGGTTTTGTTTATTTTCAGTTGAAGGATTATCATGATGCTATTGAAGATTATAATCGGGTTTTAAGTTTAAATCCCAGTTTATTTGAGGTTTATTATAATCTTGGGTGTATTTATCAAATTTTGGGGAATCATTCTCAGTGTATTAGTTGTTATAAGGAGTCGTTAAAAATTAATCCTCGTTATGAAAAACCCTATTTTAATTTGGCTATTTTACAAGCTGATTTAGGTCAGTTTCCCAAGGCGATCGCCCTTTACGATAAAATATTAACTCTAAATCCTAATTTTATTCAAGCTGAATATAATCGAGATGCTTTAGTTTTGCTATGTGAAAATGAGGGTAAACTTTTGGGAGAATATACCGAATATAATCAACAAAAAAACAGTAAAACCCCTTATCTTGTGGATGTTCACACTTATCATTCTTTGCTCAAAAAAAGAAAAACAGATAAATAG
- a CDS encoding phosphoribosyl-AMP cyclohydrolase (PFAM: Phosphoribosyl-ATP pyrophosphohydrolase; Phosphoribosyl-AMP cyclohydrolase~TIGRFAM: phosphoribosyl-ATP pyrophosphohydrolase~COGs: COG0139 Phosphoribosyl-AMP cyclohydrolase~InterPro IPR002496:IPR021130:IPR008179~KEGG: cyc:PCC7424_2968 bifunctional phosphoribosyl-AMP cyclohydrolase/phosphoribosyl-ATP pyrophosphatase protein~PFAM: phosphoribosyl-AMP cyclohydrolase; Phosphoribosyl-ATP pyrophosphohydrolase-like~SPTR: Phosphoribosyl-ATP diphosphatase;~TIGRFAM: phosphoribosyl-ATP diphosphatase), with the protein MTSSIPFNQSIPLDQIAYNEKGLVPAIAQDHLDGTVLMMAWMNKESLQKTLDTREAWYWSRSRQELWHKGATSGHIQKVRAIRYDCDSDALLLTIEQIGDIACHTGERSCFHQVDHSKSAPPADTLTELYKVICDRKNNPSEKSYTCSLFAGGDNKILKKIGEETAEVVMAFKDDNPAEIAGEVSDLLYHTLVALAHHNVDIREVYKKLDQRKK; encoded by the coding sequence ATGACCTCATCTATACCTTTTAATCAATCAATACCCCTTGATCAAATCGCCTATAACGAAAAAGGATTAGTACCTGCGATCGCCCAAGACCATTTAGACGGTACCGTATTGATGATGGCATGGATGAATAAAGAATCTTTACAAAAAACCCTTGACACAAGGGAGGCATGGTATTGGAGCCGTTCTCGTCAGGAATTGTGGCACAAAGGAGCTACATCTGGGCATATTCAAAAAGTGAGAGCCATTCGTTATGACTGTGACAGTGACGCTCTGCTCTTAACCATCGAACAAATTGGCGACATTGCCTGTCATACAGGGGAAAGAAGTTGTTTTCACCAAGTAGATCATAGCAAATCCGCTCCCCCTGCCGATACCCTCACCGAATTGTATAAAGTAATTTGCGATCGCAAAAATAACCCCTCAGAAAAATCCTATACCTGTAGTTTATTCGCGGGAGGAGACAATAAAATTCTCAAAAAAATAGGAGAAGAAACCGCCGAAGTAGTAATGGCATTCAAAGACGATAACCCCGCCGAAATTGCAGGAGAAGTCAGCGATTTGTTATACCATACCCTCGTGGCATTGGCTCATCATAACGTTGACATCAGGGAAGTATATAAAAAATTGGATCAAAGGAAAAAATAA
- a CDS encoding urea ABC transporter membrane protein (PFAM: Branched-chain amino acid transport system / permease component~TIGRFAM: urea ABC transporter, permease protein UrtB~COGs: COG0559 Branched-chain amino acid ABC-type transport system permease components~InterPro IPR001851:IPR017779~KEGG: cyc:PCC7424_2863 UreA ABC transporter, permease protein UrtB~PFAM: inner-membrane translocator~SPTR: Urea ABC transporter, permease protein UrtB;~TIGRFAM: urea ABC transporter, permease protein UrtB): protein MIIQTILQGISIGSVLLIVALGLAIVFGLMGVINLAHGELVMLGAYTTFVVQNIFRGFGDSLFDFYIIAAIPCAFIITALVGLILEKGVIRFLYGRPLETLLATWGVSLVLRQFVRSVNLSMTIAIVVFCLLFFGCMTYFSRQTHWEQIKTKFISIILPISGAIAIVAGILLNESENRALTNAWFGPRGVNVTAPSWLRGGIPIGDFPFPKDRIFIIVLTILCLLGIYLFLNKSDWGLKIRSVTQNRTMSSCLGIPTATVDALTFALGSGLAGIAGVGVSLLGSVGPETGQNYIVDAFMVVVVGGVGNLLGTIIAALSIGIISYLFESNTIGLLLMDQNLPEIVMETVNFFATSSMAKVLVFMLIIIFLQIKPAGIFPPKGRTAEL from the coding sequence ATGATCATACAAACGATACTACAGGGAATAAGTATAGGCTCAGTATTATTGATCGTAGCACTGGGTTTAGCAATTGTGTTTGGTTTAATGGGGGTGATAAACCTTGCCCATGGTGAATTAGTCATGTTGGGTGCTTATACAACCTTTGTGGTGCAAAATATATTTAGAGGCTTTGGTGACTCCCTATTTGATTTTTACATCATTGCCGCTATCCCCTGTGCTTTTATTATTACCGCATTGGTGGGATTAATTTTAGAAAAAGGAGTAATTCGCTTTCTCTATGGGCGCCCGTTAGAAACCCTTTTGGCGACTTGGGGGGTTAGTTTGGTTTTGCGTCAATTTGTCCGTAGTGTCAATTTGTCCATGACCATCGCCATTGTTGTCTTTTGTCTTCTTTTCTTCGGTTGTATGACATATTTTTCCCGTCAGACTCATTGGGAACAAATAAAAACTAAGTTCATTAGTATTATTTTACCGATTTCAGGGGCGATCGCCATTGTGGCAGGAATTTTACTTAATGAATCAGAAAATAGAGCATTAACCAATGCTTGGTTTGGCCCTCGGGGGGTAAACGTAACCGCCCCCAGTTGGCTGAGAGGAGGCATCCCCATCGGAGATTTTCCTTTTCCCAAAGATCGTATTTTTATTATCGTCCTCACCATTCTTTGCCTCCTTGGCATTTATTTATTTCTCAATAAATCCGATTGGGGTTTAAAAATTCGTTCCGTCACCCAAAACCGCACCATGAGCTCTTGTTTGGGCATACCCACCGCCACCGTTGACGCGCTCACCTTTGCCCTTGGCTCAGGACTAGCAGGAATTGCAGGGGTAGGGGTTAGTTTACTGGGTTCAGTAGGTCCAGAAACAGGACAAAACTATATTGTAGATGCCTTTATGGTGGTAGTAGTGGGAGGTGTTGGCAATCTACTAGGAACTATTATTGCCGCCCTTTCCATTGGTATTATCAGCTATCTTTTTGAGTCCAACACCATCGGACTATTATTAATGGATCAAAATCTTCCTGAGATAGTTATGGAAACAGTCAACTTTTTCGCCACCAGTTCCATGGCAAAAGTATTAGTATTTATGTTAATTATCATTTTTCTTCAAATCAAACCCGCAGGAATTTTTCCCCCCAAAGGACGTACCGCCGAGCTTTAA
- a CDS encoding PetM of cytochrome b6f complex subunit 7 (PFAM: PetM family of cytochrome b6f complex subunit 7~InterPro IPR012595~KEGG: cyc:PCC7424_4518 PetM of cytochrome b6f complex subunit 7~PFAM: PetM of cytochrome b6f complex subunit 7~SPTR: Cytochrome b6-f complex subunit 7), giving the protein MTAESMLFGGAILCFSVVLVGLAWGFLLLKVTGEAE; this is encoded by the coding sequence ATGACTGCTGAAAGTATGTTATTTGGTGGTGCTATTCTTTGTTTTAGCGTTGTTTTAGTTGGTTTGGCTTGGGGTTTCTTACTCTTAAAAGTGACTGGGGAAGCTGAATAA
- a CDS encoding protein of unknown function DUF1731 (PFAM: NAD dependent epimerase/dehydratase family; Domain of unknown function (DUF1731)~TIGRFAM: TIGR01777 family protein~COGs: COG1090 nucleoside-diphosphate sugar epimerase~InterPro IPR001509:IPR013549:IPR010099~KEGG: cyc:PCC7424_4516 domain of unknown function DUF1731~PFAM: domain of unknown function DUF1731; NAD-dependent epimerase/dehydratase~SPTR: Putative uncharacterized protein) → MKIAITGATGFVGKELVKKLAVNHQIVVLTRNVDKARSIFPNNLQSNLEYVSYTPKQSGDWQKQLSGCDGVVNLAGAPIGERWNPSYKQEIFDSRQLGTRNIVEGIKSSAQKPSFLINASAIGFYGTSETATYTEISPAGDDFLAKVCVAWEEEAQKVKEADVRLVIFRFGIVLGDGGALAKMIPPFKMFAGGPIGEGKQWFSWIHIDDLVNLLVRAIEDSNISGTFNATAPYPVTMNQLCDTLGKVMNRPSWLPVPSFALELLLGDGAKVVLEGQKVLPEKTSEEIGYNFQYSELQPALKDIVK, encoded by the coding sequence ATGAAAATTGCTATTACCGGCGCCACGGGATTTGTGGGCAAAGAGTTAGTCAAAAAACTAGCGGTAAATCATCAAATTGTTGTTCTAACCCGTAATGTTGATAAAGCAAGATCTATTTTTCCTAACAATTTACAATCGAATTTAGAATATGTCAGCTACACTCCCAAACAATCAGGAGATTGGCAAAAACAATTAAGTGGTTGTGATGGAGTCGTAAATTTGGCAGGGGCACCCATTGGCGAAAGATGGAATCCTAGTTATAAGCAGGAAATTTTTGATAGTCGTCAACTGGGTACAAGAAATATTGTTGAAGGCATCAAATCTTCTGCTCAAAAACCTTCTTTTTTGATTAATGCCTCGGCAATAGGTTTTTATGGTACTAGCGAAACTGCTACCTACACCGAAATTAGTCCTGCGGGGGATGATTTTCTTGCTAAGGTATGCGTAGCATGGGAAGAGGAAGCCCAAAAGGTAAAAGAGGCGGATGTGCGTTTAGTTATTTTTCGTTTTGGCATTGTTTTGGGAGATGGTGGCGCTTTGGCGAAGATGATTCCTCCTTTTAAAATGTTTGCAGGAGGCCCTATCGGCGAAGGAAAACAGTGGTTTTCTTGGATTCATATTGATGATCTGGTTAATCTTTTGGTAAGGGCGATCGAGGATAGTAACATTAGTGGAACTTTTAATGCTACCGCTCCCTATCCTGTGACCATGAATCAACTTTGTGACACCCTCGGAAAAGTAATGAATCGCCCTTCATGGTTGCCTGTACCTAGCTTTGCCCTTGAATTACTTTTGGGGGATGGTGCTAAAGTAGTATTGGAAGGGCAGAAGGTGTTACCAGAAAAAACCAGCGAGGAAATAGGTTACAACTTCCAATATTCTGAACTTCAACCCGCCCTCAAGGATATTGTTAAATAA
- a CDS encoding protein of unknown function UPF0054 (PFAM: Uncharacterized protein family UPF0054~TIGRFAM: metalloprotein, YbeY/UPF0054 family~COGs: COG0319 metal-dependent hydrolase~InterPro IPR002036:IPR020549~KEGG: npu:Npun_F1345 putative metalloprotease~PFAM: protein of unknown function UPF0054~SPTR: Putative metalloprotease CwatDRAFT_6503) produces MNQYNVDLYLEDSFFSPRNQSLPIFEEQWRSWFSSWLTMTDHEFDQNKTYEISLVLTDDQEIKELNSQFRQKDQATDVLAFASLDDEFSPLDVIDTMPLGDIIISIDTATKQAQEQNHPLKNELAWLASHGFLHLLGWDHPDRDSLMEMLAEQQKLLDFVGFEKISLDFI; encoded by the coding sequence ATGAATCAATATAATGTCGATCTTTACCTTGAAGACAGTTTTTTTTCTCCCCGCAATCAGTCGTTACCTATTTTCGAGGAACAATGGCGATCGTGGTTTTCTAGTTGGTTAACCATGACGGATCATGAATTTGACCAAAACAAAACCTATGAGATTAGTTTAGTATTAACCGATGATCAGGAAATCAAAGAATTAAATAGTCAATTCCGACAAAAAGATCAAGCCACTGATGTTTTAGCCTTCGCATCTTTGGATGACGAATTTTCACCCTTAGATGTCATTGATACTATGCCCCTTGGAGATATAATTATCTCCATTGACACTGCCACAAAACAAGCTCAAGAGCAAAATCATCCCCTCAAAAACGAACTAGCATGGTTAGCATCCCATGGTTTTTTACATCTTTTGGGATGGGATCATCCCGATAGAGATTCCCTGATGGAAATGTTAGCCGAACAGCAAAAGTTACTTGATTTTGTTGGTTTTGAAAAAATTAGTCTTGATTTTATTTAA
- a CDS encoding peptidase S8 and S53 subtilisin kexin sedolisin (PFAM: Subtilase family~COGs: COG1404 Subtilisin-like serine protease~InterPro IPR000209:IPR017295~KEGG: cyc:PCC7424_0119 peptidase S8/S53 subtilisin kexin sedolisin~PFAM: peptidase S8 and S53 subtilisin kexin sedolisin~SPTR: Peptidase S8 and S53 subtilisin kexin sedolisin), giving the protein MKKLFLFCAFLVGLWLAVFTFKVFNMGGEYQSIIVNFKDDIAITQLEEGLNKITLKVNQTPTLNSEFSTDKQIYILEGDKETLRKLRRSKLREKIEYIEPNYIYHTLEIPNDPDYGKQWNLRAINVERAWADSKGEGITVAVIDTGVSRVPDLEQTEFVEGYDFVNDRTEALDDVGHGTHVAGTIAQSTNNNYGVAGIAYQAKIMPLKVLGYNGGTVADIAEAIRFAADNGADVINMSLGGGGDSHLMRDAIDYAHKKGVVIIAAAGNENENSASYPARYAKVISVSALDAIGEKAPYSNFGAGIDISAPGGSDKGLIIQETITGSNQQPSFEGYQGTSMASPHVAGVAALIKATGIKDPDEVREILVQSSREIAEDPFNHYGAGQLDAGAAVQLALKGKITVKDFLRWLRDSGYLNPGFWIDGGTIMLLPKLGMVIGSYLLAWFIRNYLVFNFNLASGLVFGSSGLFVLQGLYIFDLPQWPMRLFGSSLPELGNVVMGTNSLNPIFASVLIPFILIVLFLGHQSLKWLAIGSCLGVASCLGISAFYDPHVWGLGSGIVAQGFLLVNALLCFGLAYLASKNDQVLTN; this is encoded by the coding sequence ATGAAAAAACTATTTTTGTTCTGCGCATTTTTGGTGGGACTGTGGTTAGCCGTTTTCACCTTCAAAGTCTTTAATATGGGGGGGGAATATCAATCAATTATTGTCAACTTCAAAGATGATATTGCCATCACTCAATTAGAAGAAGGTTTAAATAAAATTACCCTTAAGGTTAATCAAACTCCCACCCTAAATAGTGAGTTCTCCACAGATAAACAAATTTATATCTTGGAAGGAGATAAAGAAACCCTCAGAAAATTAAGAAGATCCAAATTAAGGGAAAAGATAGAATACATCGAACCCAACTATATTTATCACACCCTAGAAATTCCTAATGATCCAGACTATGGTAAACAGTGGAATCTCAGAGCTATTAATGTAGAGAGGGCATGGGCTGACAGTAAAGGGGAAGGAATTACCGTAGCCGTTATCGATACAGGAGTCAGTCGGGTTCCTGATTTGGAACAAACGGAATTTGTGGAAGGTTACGATTTTGTTAACGATCGCACCGAAGCCCTTGACGATGTAGGGCATGGAACCCATGTGGCAGGTACCATTGCCCAATCCACGAATAATAATTATGGGGTAGCAGGAATCGCCTATCAGGCAAAAATTATGCCCCTGAAAGTCTTAGGTTACAACGGTGGTACGGTGGCAGACATTGCCGAGGCGATTCGTTTCGCCGCCGATAACGGAGCCGATGTCATTAACATGAGTTTGGGAGGTGGAGGAGATAGCCATCTGATGAGAGATGCCATTGACTATGCCCACAAAAAAGGAGTAGTCATCATTGCGGCGGCGGGAAATGAAAATGAAAATTCCGCCAGTTATCCCGCCCGTTATGCCAAGGTTATTAGTGTTTCCGCCCTGGATGCGATCGGTGAAAAAGCCCCCTACTCCAACTTCGGAGCAGGAATCGACATCTCCGCCCCTGGGGGTAGTGATAAAGGTTTAATCATCCAAGAAACCATCACAGGCAGTAATCAACAACCCTCCTTTGAAGGTTATCAGGGTACCAGTATGGCATCTCCCCACGTGGCAGGAGTTGCCGCCCTCATCAAAGCCACAGGAATTAAAGATCCCGATGAGGTGCGGGAAATATTGGTGCAGTCTTCCCGTGAAATTGCCGAAGATCCTTTTAATCATTACGGTGCAGGACAGCTAGATGCAGGGGCGGCAGTACAACTAGCCCTCAAAGGCAAAATTACCGTCAAAGACTTTTTACGCTGGTTACGGGATAGCGGTTATCTTAATCCCGGTTTTTGGATTGATGGGGGAACCATTATGCTTTTACCTAAATTGGGTATGGTAATTGGTTCATATCTCCTTGCGTGGTTCATTCGTAACTATCTTGTCTTTAACTTCAATTTGGCTAGTGGATTGGTGTTTGGTAGTTCGGGGTTATTTGTCTTACAGGGCTTATATATCTTTGACTTACCCCAGTGGCCCATGCGCCTATTTGGTAGCTCTTTACCAGAATTGGGTAATGTGGTGATGGGAACAAATAGCCTCAATCCTATCTTTGCTAGTGTTTTAATTCCCTTTATTTTAATCGTTCTATTTTTAGGACATCAGAGCCTCAAATGGCTTGCCATCGGTTCTTGTTTGGGGGTTGCCTCCTGCCTTGGGATTTCTGCTTTTTATGACCCCCATGTCTGGGGTTTGGGCAGTGGTATTGTTGCTCAGGGTTTCTTATTGGTTAATGCTTTACTTTGTTTTGGCTTGGCATATCTTGCCAGTAAAAATGACCAAGTATTAACTAATTGA
- a CDS encoding NAD-dependent epimerase/dehydratase (PFAM: NAD dependent epimerase/dehydratase family~COGs: COG0451 Nucleoside-diphosphate-sugar epimerase~InterPro IPR001509~KEGG: cyh:Cyan8802_3544 NAD-dependent epimerase/dehydratase~PFAM: NAD-dependent epimerase/dehydratase~SPTR: NAD-dependent epimerase/dehydratase), which produces MLELNNKKILVTGGSGFLGKQVVAELVKAGATMDNITIPRSQNCDLTIWENCQKAVDKQDIVIHLAAHVGGIGLNQAKPAELFYDNLMMGAQLIHAAYIAGVEKFTCVGTICAYPKFTPVPFQEEELWNGYPEETNAPYGIAKKALLVQLQSYRQQYNFNGIYLLPVNLYGPEDNFDPRSSHVIPALIRKVYEAQQKGEKIIAVWGDGSPTREFLYSNDAARGIVMATQLYDSSEPVNLGTNFEISIKDLTELICDLMGFEGELDWQTDKPNGQPRRCLDTSRAKKAFGFKAEMELRQGLKNTIDWYAQNHSQIS; this is translated from the coding sequence ATGCTTGAATTAAACAACAAAAAAATATTAGTTACGGGAGGCTCAGGATTTCTAGGTAAACAAGTAGTTGCTGAGTTAGTCAAAGCAGGGGCAACTATGGATAATATCACTATTCCTCGTTCTCAAAACTGCGATCTCACCATCTGGGAAAACTGTCAGAAAGCTGTTGATAAACAAGATATAGTAATTCATTTAGCCGCCCATGTAGGGGGAATTGGTTTAAATCAAGCCAAACCAGCAGAATTATTTTATGACAACTTGATGATGGGGGCGCAACTCATCCACGCCGCCTATATCGCAGGAGTAGAAAAATTTACCTGTGTGGGTACTATCTGTGCCTATCCCAAGTTTACCCCTGTACCTTTCCAAGAGGAAGAGTTGTGGAATGGTTATCCAGAAGAAACCAATGCCCCCTATGGCATCGCTAAAAAGGCTCTTTTGGTGCAGTTACAATCCTATCGTCAACAATACAATTTTAATGGAATTTATCTGTTACCTGTCAATTTATATGGCCCTGAAGATAATTTTGATCCCCGTAGTTCCCATGTCATACCTGCGTTGATTCGTAAGGTATATGAAGCCCAACAAAAAGGAGAAAAAATCATTGCGGTATGGGGTGATGGTAGTCCTACCCGTGAGTTTTTATATTCTAATGATGCGGCGAGGGGTATCGTGATGGCGACTCAATTATATGACTCTTCGGAGCCTGTTAATTTGGGTACTAATTTTGAAATTTCTATTAAGGATTTAACGGAGTTGATTTGTGATTTGATGGGATTTGAGGGAGAGTTGGACTGGCAAACGGACAAACCCAATGGACAACCCCGTCGATGTCTTGATACTTCCCGAGCAAAAAAGGCTTTTGGTTTTAAAGCTGAGATGGAATTACGGCAGGGTTTGAAAAATACCATTGATTGGTATGCTCAAAATCACAGCCAAATTTCCTAA